In a single window of the Metopolophium dirhodum isolate CAU chromosome 2, ASM1992520v1, whole genome shotgun sequence genome:
- the LOC132939289 gene encoding beta-1,4-N-acetylgalactosaminyltransferase bre-4-like, producing the protein MSILPPSRGKIVFGLGIAYLLVQFLYVSYYNETRRFDNLITTTTQEYFPSTNPVPITHLNLSGIQTMIYNNIQTKEMKDKNLLTPCPQTPPALNGTVRLLVPAQETLEEVAQQLSWLRFLEGGHQMPLDCQARYKIAIIVPYRNRLANLCSFLLNMHPFLTKQQLDYTIFIIEQFDDGLFNRAMLMNVGFTEALKLHDFDCFFFHDVDLIPENDRNIYSCPDQPRHMSVAIDKFNYRLPYVDLFGGVISMSRTHFQLVNGFSNMFWGWGGEDDDMASRVKAHDLNITRYHPDVARYHMLTHAQQKANPKRYEKLYSGRKRFKTDGLNNLEYRVKALKQLPLFTYLLVDLTSRRS; encoded by the exons ATGTCCATATTACCACCCTCGCGTGGAAAAATTGTATTCGGACTGGGTATAGCCTATTTACTGGTGCAGTTTTTATATGTCAGCTATTACAACGAAACTCGTCGCTTCGACAATCTGATTACAACAACAACGCAAGAATACTTCCCATCGACCAACCCTGTGCCAATAACTCACCTCAATCTTTCCGGTATTCAGACTATG atttataataatattcaaactaaaGAGATGAAAGACAAAAATCTTCTCACGCCGTGTCCACAAACTCCACCTGCTTTAA ATGGAACAGTGCGTTTGCTTGTACCTGCTCAGGAAACGTTGGAAGAAGTGGCCCAGCAGTTATCATGGCTGAGATTTTTAGAAGGCGGACACCAAATGCCTTTAGACTGTCAGGCGAGATATAAAATTGCAATTATAGTGCCTTATAGAAACAGACTAGCCAATCTCTGCTCGTTCCTTTTAAATATGCATccatttttaacaaaacaacAGTTGGATTACACTATCTTTATCATAGAACAGTTCG ACGATGGACTGTTCAACCGGGCGATGTTAATGAACGTTGGGTTCACCGAAGCGTTAAAGTTACACGATTTTGACTGTTTCTTTTTCCATGATGTAGACCTTATACCAGAAAATGACAGAAACATATACAGTTGTCCCGATCAACCAAGACACATGTCAGTAGCTATTGACAAGTTTAATTACAG ACTGCCATACGTGGACTTATTCGGTGGAGTTATAAGCATGAGCCGAACGCATTTCCAGCTGGTCAACGGATTCAGTAATATGTTCTGGGGATGGGGTGGCGAAGACGACGACATGGCGTCTCGGGTCAAGGCACACGACCTAAACATCACCAGATACCATCCGGACGTGGCACGTTACCATATGTTGACACATGCCCAACAAAAGGCTAACCCAAAAAG GTATGAAAAGTTGTACAGCGGCCGGAAACGTTTCAAAACGGACGGACTTAACAATCTCGAGTACCGGGTAAAAGCATTGAAACAATTGCCGCTGTTCACATACTTGCTGGTCGACTTGACCAGTAGGCGCAGTTGA
- the LOC132938912 gene encoding uncharacterized protein LOC132938912: MALLWNDILERSNKTSIQLQTINCDPLKALNLLISLKHYVSNLRKCSTLYENKINQLSPKIKEKYSDEQERIKKKKFPNDSGCNQVSLSGHDKFRVETYYVIIDSFCSQLEKRIEAYSFLKNNFLFITKLHVVLPQDTDEEEEVNKSLENFILFKPSYDDTQDYLLDIWKHFNEKNLLLSFPNLYTAIKIYLTIPIANCSAERAFSKLARIKNKYRTSSSQENLNSFMVLCSESDVLEVINTDDIIKEFAAQKSRKKYF; the protein is encoded by the exons ATGGCACTTTTATGGAATGACATTTTAGAAAGATCCAACAAGACCTCAATACAGttgcaaacaataaattgtgatCCTTTAAAAGCTCttaatttacttatatcatTAAAGCATTATGTATCAAATTTGAGGAAGTGCAGtacattatatgaaaataaaataaatcaacttaGTCCTAAAATAAAAGAGAAATACTCCGATGAACAagagagaataaaaaaaaagaaatttccaAATGACTCTGGTTGTAATCAAGTATCTTTAAGTGGTCATGACAAGTTTAGAGTAGAgacttattatgttattatagatAGTTTTTGTTCACAATTAGAAAAACGAATTGAAGCTTATAGTtttctaaaaaacaattttttgttcatCACAAAATTACATGTTGTTTTACCACAAGATACtgatgaagaagaagaagttAATAAAAgtcttgaaaattttattttatt TAAACCTTCATATGATGACACACAAGATTATCTGCTAGATATTTGGAAgcatttcaatgaaaaaaatctattacTTTCTTTTCCTAATTTGTATactgcaattaaaatatatctaaccaTACCTATTGCAAATTGTTCGGCTGAAAGAGCATTCTCCAAATTAGCTCGAATAAAAAACAAGTATAGAACAAGCTCTTctcaagaaaatttaaatagttttatggtTTTGTGTTCAGAGAGTGATGTTTTGGAGGTAATTAATACCGATGATATAATTAAAGAGTTTGCTGCCCaaaaatctagaaaaaaatatttttaa
- the LOC132938913 gene encoding zinc finger MYM-type protein 1-like, which produces MSGCKKYLSGAQKRKKKKEDLLMTSAVKCNKITGFFSLTNESDDKLVSNVIEIDHSISKENINNETNINCIVDGTVDGIVDGILDDTIDINNHYNIPEEVNAISIACMSYDNAKNVSSNLKDKINLHVDLKETVQTDHLNNTHCLSPAKQNQSNNGLENTNSTSVKDTTNIGTIHHADIDDNSFDELTVKDPYFWPSKINDDFVDYCIKKGPSFFQNKQKSYTQSARISDHKRHLTPAMFERTLPNGQICDRLWLLYSPSQGSVFCFMCKLFSKNRENSFVKNGFDQWKKFEKISYHENSMYHREANTTWLLRENSLNSVNQQICKQISTETQYWIDVLKRVVAVIKYLSSRGLPFRGDNEVFGVKNNGNYLGLLELISEFDPFLKTHIELHGNKGRGHPSYLSTTILNELITLIKRRVINYIENEIRESKYFSLILDSTPDLSKVDQMAIVLRYCTSHNVQERLLELKPIDSHKGESIFKLLEDFLKNSKLDILNCRGQSYDNAPNMSGTYEGLQAYVKKKCDLAIYVPCTAHSLNLVGVHSVNCCLEAVNFFGFLQSLYNFFSSATHRWNILTTSIEKSDSNRLLVLKSLSDTRWSCHTESCKALINNYTKIIEVLETIISPNSKENEDTKRNARPLLKKI; this is translated from the exons ATGAGTggctgtaaaaaatatttaagcggTGCTCAGAAGAGAAAAAAGAAGAAAGAAGATCTTTTAATGACATCTGCTGTTAAGTGCAATAAAATAACtggatttttttctttaactaaTGAAAGTGACGATAAACTAGTTtcaaatgttatagaaatagatCATAGTATCTCAaaggaaaatataaacaatgaaaCTAATATCAATT GTATTGTGGATGGTACTGTGGATGGTATTGTGGATGGTATACTTGATGAcactattgatataaataatcattataatataccagaaGAAGTTAATGCTATTAGTATTGCATGTATGtcat atgataATGCCAAAAATGTTTCCAgtaatttaaaagataaaattaatttgcatgttgACTTAAAAGAAACTGTTCAGACTGATCACTTAAACAATACtcatt gttTATCACCGGCCAAACAAAATCAAAGTAATAATGGTCTTGAAAATACTAATTCTactt ctGTTAAGGATACTACGAATATTGGTACAATACATCATGCAGATATTGATGATAACAGCTTTGATGAATTAACCGTTAAAGATCCATATTTTTGGccaagtaaaataaatgatgattttgtggattattgtattaaaaaagggccatcattttttcaaaataaacaaaaatcgtATACTCAATCTGCACGCATTAGTG atcATAAAAGACATTTAACGCCTGCAATGTTTGAAAGAACTTTACCTAATGGACAAATATGTGATCGGCTGTGGCTTTTGTATTCTCCAAGTCAGGGttcagtattttgttttatgtgtaAGCTTTTTTCAAAGAATCGTGAAAACTCTTTTGTAAAAAATGGGTTTGATCAatggaaaaaatttgaaaaaatatcataccatGAAAACAGCATGTATCACAGAGAAGCAAATACTACATGGCTACTTCGAGAAAACTCATTAAATTCCGTAAATCAACAAATCTGTAAGCAAATATCTACTGAAACTCAATATTGGATTGATGTTTTAAAACGCGTTGTagcagttattaaatatttatcttcacGTGGTTTACCATTTAGAGGAGACAATGAAGTATTTggagtaaaaaataatggaaattacTTAGGACTTCTTGAACTAATTTCTGAGTTTGATCCATTTTTGAAAACCCATATTGAATTGCACGGTAATAAAGGGAGAGGTCATCCATCATACCTATCTACAACAATTTTGAACGAATTAATAACTCTGATAAAGAGacgtgttattaattatattgaaaatgaaatcagagaaagtaaatatttttcattaattttggaCTCAACTCCGGATTTATCTAAGGTAGATCAAATGGCAATAGTATTAAGATATTGTACATCACATAATGTACAAGAGAGATTATTAGAGCTTAAACCTATTGATAGTCACAAAGGTGAGTCAATCTTTAAATTGTTAgaagattttcttaaaaattctaaacttgatattttaaattgtcgCGGTCAGTCATATGATAATGCTCCTAATATGAGTGGAACTTATGAAGGACTACAagcatatgtaaaaaaaaagtgtgatTTAGCTATTTATGTACCTTGCACTGCTCATTCACTTAACCTAGTCGGAGTTCACAGTGTGAATTGTTGCTTAGAAGCAGTAAATTTTTTTGGGTTTCTTCAGTCactgtataattttttcagtAGTGCTACTCACAGATGGAATATATTAACTACATCTATAGAAAAAAGTGATAGTAATCGATTACTAGTATTAAAATCTTTAAGTGATACTAGATGGTCATGTCATACAGAGTCTTGTAaagcattaataaataattacactaaAATTATTGAAGTATTAGAAACTATAATAAGTCCTAATAGTAAAGAAAATGAAGATACTAAAAGAAATGCTAgaccattattaaaaaaaatttaa